CCGAGGCAGACTCTATTGTCCAGCTTGGCTCCGAGAGTCGATTTCGTCTTCTCGACAGATTCTCCTTAAACCTCGACGATCATCCGGAGGTCCTTGTTAAATGAGTTTTTgattgaaaaatcaaatttaggTTTGGTTGTTGCGGTTTGAGCTAATAACCTCACCAAACCGAAACCGAACATCCCTAAATGCACTTGATTAGACTTTCTCCATTGCTGTCTTCTTCATTCCacataaaagaaagaaagcttcTATCTCCATGAAGTGTGGCCTCACACCCAACATACGCTACTAAGCCTCAATCCCACGATTCGTACACAGAGGCCACCTTATGCCGGGCCAATATCAAGCATCTTCAGACTTGACCGCGTCGAAGCCAATGTAATGTAGATTGTTCCATTTATGCATATGAGATGGGTCATAAGGTGGATGCATATCCTTCCCGAGCTGGGTAAACCGATGTTTTCCCCCCATATCGATCATGTTCCATCTCATGTACATCTTTCCCAACACTATACTTACCCATAAGTCATCGAGCTTGGGGGAAATATTCCTTGGAAAAAGTCCATTCTGCTGATTCGCTTGAACTAAAGTAATACTGCGGTTGTGTTTTATAACAACTTAATCACATGATAGGAGCAAAAGAGCACCCTTTTACAACAATGGACCCCTAGTGATGAGAAAATTACCGAACTCATGCAAGTACCCATGAGAGGAGGTCATCGGCGTCGGAGAGTGCAAATGGGCGTAGAGAGAGTCTTGATGGGTCCATCTTGACGATGGAACTGTTCTCTAATGAACTATATAGGTTTACGAAGGGTCTACTAGGAAATAATGGCCTCCCTGAGAACCCCTTAAACGCAGGGATAGGGTTCCTGTCTTTCGATAAAAACCAACGAATGAATAGATTGATGTTCAAGAAAATTATGGCAGACGGTGCtcttataatttcaaaagatcATAAAGTTATTTTTCCTATCAAGAAGTGCactttcaaaaatttaaattcatgtTTTACTTGGGATTTAAAACTACTACTCGATGTtaatttaaagaaagaaaaattcgaGAAAGAGATCTCGGTGTAATGACACAAATAAAGAGGTTCAGAATCAAGAAAGTCCTGGTTTTATAGtgaaatttatattatcttttcaaatttgtTCGTTATTATTGTATTACGTTCATCAGTTTCGTTTCTGatcggaaaaaaataaaaaatacagagAAGATGGGGTCCGTCAGAAAGTCAATTATAGGCGGCTCAAGGCGGGGGGGCTAGAAAGTATCCTTTTCGCCATGTGCTTTTTGCCCATGCCACGACCGTGCTCCCCACTCCAAGTCATGCGGAGTGGACGACGTCGTTACGACCTTTGCTTGAACAGGATTTCTTCAATGCCCTCCTGCCTCTGTATCCTTGGGGTCCAAGGAGGCAGAAGCCTAACCGTTGACTACATAAGCTTACATTGTTTTCACCGGAGACATAATAAATTTCAAGCCATATCtagcaaaattattattatttttattatcatcatTGCCAATAATAattcttatttgtttatatatatcaaatgatgaattattttataaatattttatttttcaaatatacttATTTGTCGCTATCTAATATCAAAATTCGTTCTtcttaactttaattttgtaagtttttattttaacttaacaaatttattaattataatttggaTCAAAGAATCaatgaatgaaaaatcaaggttccagtaattataataattaggCTTCGTTTGGTATTTGGATAATAATTCAACTCTACCAAATTCAACTCGATTATAcccaaattcaacaatataataattaatgctttgtttttttcttatatttaataataatttatcattCATACTTCTCCATAACCATTatcataatcaatttttttattaaaaaattcctcatatactttcacatctatatatacatatttatatttattcgcacacttaaatatatttgtcaacactTACAATCATTGCATGAAATCAAATTAAGTTGGATCATAATTCAGCTCGAAAACCAAATGCAAGGTTAGCTTTTGAATGCCAATTAAAAAGGATTTAACAGAGTGACAcacaattttactttttatttaagaGATTTTAGGTTTTATACTTATTGTCGGACTACTTgtgttcaaattttttttttttttttttggtattaGGCTGATGAGCCTATCTAATGGTCCAAAAAGGTtagaaaaaaaacatttttgaTGTCAAAAGACCCGTCTTTGAATCCTTGATTAATTGGCAAACGCCTCTCTATTTCTACGGAATTTCTTGGAAGCTTAGGTCATATCCATCCAGTCCTCAGTATAAAATGACTCAAACATCTTAGCCTGCTCGTTAAACCCGGCAATCTCCAACATCCATCCGATTATCGAAACTCGAACTTCCGCCGGCACGTAATGGCAGAATACCAACCCCAATCGGCAAAACCCGAGACGACCCAAGACCCAGCAGATGAGCTGCTGCTGCCCATCTTGCTCTCCGACGTAACGCTACGGCCTCTAACGCTCGACGATGTCGATGACATGATGGTGTGGGCCAGTGACGGCGAGGTTGCACGATTCTGCAGTTGGGAACCGTACCAATCCCAGGACGCTTTGGCCGACTACGTCAGAAACGTGGTCCTACCTCACCCATGGATCCGGGCAATCTGCCTACGGGGCAGGCCGATAGGGGCGATATCGGTGACTGAGAATACGGGCGGCGACCGATGCCGGGGGGAGCTGGGGTATGTGCTGGCGTCCCGGTACTGGGGCAAGGGGATCGTCACCAAGGCCGTGGAGTTGGCGGTGGCGTCAGTCTTCCGAGAGCGGCCAGAGCTGGAGAGGGTGGAGGCACTGGTGGACGTGGACAACGTGGCTTCGCAGAGGGTGCTGGCGAAGGCCGGGTTCACCCGGGAGGGCGTGCTCAGGAAGTATTGTGTGCTCAAGGGCAGGACCCGCGACATGGTGATGTTCAGCCTCTTATCCACTGAACAACTCCAACAACTGTTGCATTGCCGTTGTGTATTGTAAACGACATACATATAGATGTATATATTTGGCATTTCCATATCCTTCAATGAATGATAAGATAAAGTCAAGATCACATGTCTGACGTGCCATAAACTTTTATAAGGAGAGCGATATGACCGGTCGACCTCGGATTTTTCCCGAGTTTCTCCAGTCTTTTGCGATATGTAAAGTGCAGCTGTGTCAGTAATATTATATGCGCCTCAGTCTCCCAGTTCTGGTCTTGAGGGGAATGAATGGTTCGTTAAGTACTGGCCAGACAACATTGACAATATGTAATTGCTTGAAGATTCCACTATCCTACAGTTACTCGAGAACAATAAGAATATTATTCTGCATCTCAGAAATACTGAAAGTTTTCAATGTGTTGTCTTGCTACATCCTGAATGGTTGAAGATTCAGTCCCCGACAAACATTTACAGAAGGTTGAGTAATGCTCTCAATCTTTGATTCAAGCTCTCCCCAGGAAGCTTTATCATGATTATGGTCTTAATACTGGAAAAACCTGTTGGAATCTCGGCATGATAGGGTTGGGTTGGGTTGGGTTGAGCTGAGTTTGAGGCAACGTTTGATTCTTTCAACTAACAAAATGATTTCTGATCCTGTCTGAAGGGggcttttatttctttatcttGTCCATCTTTGTCCAATGATTTTTTCTGTTCAGGCGTACGGTTGGTGATCTGTACTCCTTAATTGTTCTTCTATTGATACATGATTTCTGTGTTATTTTTGCCTCAGTTGCTGTCAAACCTCTTGTGTAGAACTCATGTTGCATAATATGTATTCAGACAACCatagaaaattttttattaagcaATGGGAAGAGAAGAGATTCTCTTCGGCAATACAATTCGGTGTATGTATCAGCCCTCAAGGGGCTAACTAAAATTTGTACAAAATCAACAACTCTCGTAAAGGGTTCAAAACTCTAATACTAACTATAAATAAAGAATGCATAAACATATCTGTTGGTGTGCAAGTGTGCAATCTTAGTAGGTCGACCAGGTGGAGCCATATGAAGCAGAAAAGAGCAGGACGAAGAAGAGTGGACCAGAGAGCCTTATGGATGTTCCGTCTGACGAGCCGTCTCCTTCTGTTAATGGAACAGTATTCGATCCAGTTCCTATACATAGAAACGCTGACATTAGTGACAGAAGCTATATGGTTTCTCTATTAAGTTTCTTCATTTCACTAGGGATAGTAAAAGATTGCTCTGAGTTTTGAGTAGTAGTAAAGGGTGGGAACAGTTAGAACAGTATGCTCTGTACCTGAAGGAACTGTGGGAGGAGTTCGAGTAGGAGAACCGGTCGGAGAAGCAGCTGTTCGTCCAAAGACACGACTTTAGTCAGAAAGCAGGAAAAGGGACGAGGAATAAGTACTTCATGATATAAAATGCTATATGATAAATTACACTCTAATTCTAAGTTTCACGGGGCAGAATGGCAGGAAGTGACCTATTGGGAAAACTAATTTGAACTTCTCCCTTTCAGTCAATTCACTCACGATTGCAGAGGCTGACAGATGGGGTCTGAACGTTGCAGGCGCCAGGAAGGGCCATGGCCTGGGTCTGATTAATGGTGATGCCGAGGGAGGAGGCGCCCCCATTGAGGACCTGGCAGAGGCACTGGGGCTGCGATCGGACGACGCTGGTGAGCTGTGAGCAGCAGTTGGAGGACGGGGTGGACGAGTTTCCACTGATGTAGTTGAGGCACGGGGACATGCTGATGAGCACGTTGGTACAGTCCAAGCTCGACTGCGCCGCCACACCGGCCCAGAGGGTAGCTGCTGCCACAACCAGGACGGCAACGAGGCCaatcttcattctccttccgGCCATTTCAGGGGGTTTAGTGTTGCAAGTTTGCTTAACTGACAAGGAATGAAGTATTTGGATTAGGAGTTGTTTGTTTTCCTGCAACCATGGAGTGTGGGGAGGGAGAGCGGGGAGTTCGGGCTCTTAAGTAGCCGAGACAGTGGAAGAAATGACAAAAGGTAACATTCTATGGGCGATCAAACGTCTGTTGAGTTGGTTTTTGCCGGTGAGCTACCTTTGCGCATGTATCTATCTAATTATTGAATCTGTTTAAAGTGAAAGAGGATCTGCTTTGTGGTTCATTGGACTGTTTCAAAAGAGGAGACCTTTTGTGGAGCCTGCAGTGGGAACGCAAAGAAGCAAACAACAGTGTTCATTTGGACGTGTCCATGTCTCTCTTCGGAGCCTTCCATGTTGCcgtttcttttccctttttctttctgtGGTTTAGATCGGCGAACGAATAAATTTGAGTTCTTGTGGAAGGAGATATGGCTGGAGAATCAGATTCAAATGCGTATCTTTCATTATAACGATCATGACGTCTTGGACTTAGTATAGTCGAGTTCGAATATTTCTGGACAACCATGAAAAGTAAATCCTGTTTACGTGCTTGAGGCTGGATTGCTCCAACCGCAGCAAATACATTTCTAGTGATAGAATTAGTTGGACACTTTTCAATATTTTACGGGGCCTAAGTCAtcaatttgaaatgaatttattaACTGTGGAGGAGATCCAGAGAAGTCATACAGAGCTCCTACACCGAGTTAATCCATACAGGCTTTCCATTCGAATGATGCATGAATAATGATCCATTGCCATATGCATCACTAAATTAAGAGGGAAAAGAATTTAAGGATATGACCTTGAAAATTCACAGTAACATAGACCTTCTCTAAAATAACATGCAAATCATGGTAGGCGATCAGAGGTGCTCAAGTATTCGGCGATCACTAACTAATAGATATTGAGATGGCAAGAAAATTTTGTCCCGACCCGATCTAGGAGTTCATTGTCGATATATCACATAGACCAAGCTCGATTTCTGGGGTAGGTGCCGGAAGCGTGAGCGCAACCACGGCGGTGAACGCCTCGTTCTTTTATGCTTCAACAGTCGATAGAGCATGGATGACACAGCGAGCCCTCGTCCTCCATAATTGGTAAGTGAAATTTACTAAGCTTTCGACAGAAGATTTACTGTGATAATGTTGGAGAAATCTTGGAGAGCATATACCAAAATcgtaaaaaagggaaaataaagagaaatataaattttttgggtgaatgaaATAATGAAAGTTCGAAGGAAAAATAGGGAAAGGAAATCGCTGATGTAAGAAATCTGCAAGAAAGCTTCAATAACTAAAGCATCCTTAACAAAATCccaatagaaaaaaatatagttggacagtttttaattaattagttcatTTTCACACTACCATTTTTTTATAGgtattttcacaattttttttaattcattatatataagaaGATTCTATTACATATTTTAAACTAATATCTTTATATCAAGATATTCATAACTTTTTGGTGATGATAACTTGAGTTTGGTTCTCACCTTTTATTTCATGATACTACcatgtttttatattttctatcaTATGCTCATTTTCATGCATTTATTTCGAAATCTTTTTCTCTAGAAAAGAGCCACTTTTAATCCTCAATCTTACataactttttcaattttatcgtAAACTTTTGTCTTTTGTCATTCAACTCTTTGTTGAACTTTGCACATGTTGTTCACTTCAGTCATGCCATCCaattttccatccaaaaatcaattttctgtctaaaatatttccaaaaataatGAACAATTTAGATCATTCTTTTTAATGAGTGAAGAAAAAAAtcggaaaaagaaagggagaaGGGGAGGGGGCGAAGGGAGAGGAAGGCTCGCAGGCATTCTTTTATTAGTATATGTAcctttttatttaactttccATTTTCTCCCTTGCCTCCCGGTTCCGAATCTCTCctcatttattttctctctGTCTAATCTcacaatttcatttttttttcttaactaaaTTTcagtatttaatattttaattaatgagaGCTTTTTTAATGGCTTTAAAACCTGCAGtagaaaattattagaaataattataatttttagaaattttaaaacggcaaaaaaataaaagttatgaCGCGTCAATATACAGGTCTTGTACATTACAATTATCATATCACTAACAAGAGCAGCAATATTAGACCGACTGTATTGAAAACATTATAGATGGCTCCCGGCTTGAGAGATTTATAGGGTTTCAAGATTAGGTTAGGAGAACACTTCAACGAAATCCTCTACTTCCTCGAAATTTTAAGAAATCGTATAGCCAGTAATTGACCGATGCTGTTATGTATCATTATCTGATGAAACTCGGGTTTGGTTATTGATCAATACTATTATGTATCATCGTATGATGAATATTATGAATACCGTCAGTCGTCCATTCGAAATTATTTACCCAGTGGATTACAAGTAATAACAAtcacacaatatatataaccatTGTCAGTCCATGGTTTGAGAAATCTTTCGCCAACATAACATGAGAAGCCCCAGATCTTTCTCATCCTCACTCTGCGACCCACTTCCTTGTATACACTCTCATTCTCTTCTCTTCATCCTCAGGGACCGTCCTAGCACGGAAAGTCGACCCTTTGATTCAGCTCTCGCGTTCCTTGCTATCCCGGAACAGACACGTGTCCAAAAGGGTTCTCCTCGTCGACGATCATGGAGCCAGGGGGGATGGTTTCTACGATGACACCGACGTAAAGCTCTAACAACCATTTCTTGCTTTATCAGATACTAATCTCTGGATGGAAATGTGGAATAGTTATTTCAATCAGCTCTTGTTTCCTTGATTTGTGAATTAATTCTTGCGGAGAAGCGAGTTCTTGTGGCAATGTTGGTGTTTTCTAGAACAATTATTCTATTGTCAAATGAAATTTATCCCCTTTATTTACTTTGCCAGATCAGCTGTGATCAACTCAACTTTATGAGTTCGGCTCTttcccctccctctctctctattcaAGACAATGAACAATCTCCCAATACCCGTTTTCATCAAGACGGTGAACAGTACCGGGGTCTCCCAGCAAAGTTTGATTCGGAGAAGATCGTGGAGTCGCTgagaggaagatgatgaacaATACCCAAgtgagaaagggaaagaaaaagatggTGAACAGTAACCGGGTGtgacacattttcaaaataataaaaagtttgGGTCAGCTACTAAACAAGGCCTAAGATGCTTAAGGGAGGAAACAATATAAAAAGCCACATCAGACGATTCCGTGGCAACATTTCATCCATTTTGGACGTAAAATCTCACGTGGCATGTTATTTGTTATAATGGTACTGAC
The sequence above is drawn from the Punica granatum isolate Tunisia-2019 chromosome 5, ASM765513v2, whole genome shotgun sequence genome and encodes:
- the LOC116206631 gene encoding uncharacterized protein LOC116206631, producing the protein MAEYQPQSAKPETTQDPADELLLPILLSDVTLRPLTLDDVDDMMVWASDGEVARFCSWEPYQSQDALADYVRNVVLPHPWIRAICLRGRPIGAISVTENTGGDRCRGELGYVLASRYWGKGIVTKAVELAVASVFRERPELERVEALVDVDNVASQRVLAKAGFTREGVLRKYCVLKGRTRDMVMFSLLSTEQLQQLLHCRCVL
- the LOC116206632 gene encoding non-specific lipid-transfer protein-like protein At2g13820, whose product is MAGRRMKIGLVAVLVVAAATLWAGVAAQSSLDCTNVLISMSPCLNYISGNSSTPSSNCCSQLTSVVRSQPQCLCQVLNGGASSLGITINQTQAMALPGACNVQTPSVSLCNPASPTGSPTRTPPTVPSGTGSNTVPLTEGDGSSDGTSIRLSGPLFFVLLFSASYGSTWSTY